In Mercenaria mercenaria strain notata chromosome 14, MADL_Memer_1, whole genome shotgun sequence, the following are encoded in one genomic region:
- the LOC128548266 gene encoding uncharacterized protein LOC128548266, with translation MDSRNTGVNTMSNTLPYSNETTPTNAQRAEEDELIIFPFYSFERQMHAIIWPVLVLALLLVNVLVISVLLRKNMRNTTYMILVAIAISDTLTGLLTLPGYISVYQNIDNFISTSDFIVFLEHYLIYSGYESKPPDNLASNYSNGFEQSLKNQTHSPMANTSEHKLSAAGQTILNSYATFLKRSESDGVLFLYQVQCRAIMLSKYFILRVMHTISIFLTVFLAIQRYISVAYPLKAERLFKKTTVLIVCVLIFILSPILHIHHIVVDMADGGVCGWKFSKDSVGDGVYIWSLFFFRHFVPCVLLITLTGLFVKNLKVNERKSGRIEKCNRTPSRSIKSTPERRRITVIVVAVVVVFLIPEIPYGIYLFLESLSFHFDNIELVGNLKTKRYIHYCYEFLLLVSFHANFYIFCLLNKCFRKNLKEIFKSLTHVFGNLFEKNEEK, from the coding sequence ATGGATTCAAGGAATACTGGCGTTAATACGATGTCAAATACATTGCCATATAGCAATGAAACAACACCAACCAATGCTCAGCGAGCTGAGGAAGACGAACTAATCATTTTCCCTTTCTATTCGTTTGAAAGACAAATGCACGCGATAATATGGCCAGTTTTAGTACTTGCTTTGCTGCTTGTAAATGTACTGGTTATATCCGTACTTCTACGAAAGAATATGCGAAATACCACCTACATGATATTGGTAGCCATAGCAATATCTGACACGCTTACTGGACTTCTCACACTGCCTGGTTACATAAGCGTTTATCAGAACATAGATAACTTCATTTCGACCTCTGACTTTATTGTGTTTCTTGAACACTATCTAATCTACTCGGGATATGAGTCAAAACCACCTGACAACCTGGCATCAAACTATTCCAATGGTTTTGAACAGTCACTAAAGAATCAAACGCATTCCCCAATGGCAAATACATCAGAGCACAAGCTAAGCGCCGCGGGACAAACCATTCTCAACAGCTATGCTACATTTTTAAAGAGAAGCGAGTCGGATGgtgttttatttctgtaccaaGTTCAATGCAGAGCAATTATGCTTTCCAAATACTTTATCCTAAGAGTTATGCATACAATATCAATTTTTCTGACGGTATTTCTTGCTATTCAGAGGTATATTTCAGTTGCCTATCCTCTTAAGGCGGAACGACTATTTAAAAAGACAACAGTGCTAATAGTATGTGTGCTAATTTTCATTCTGTCTCCAATTCTACATATACATCATATTGTTGTAGATATGGCTGACGGAGGTGTGTGTGGATGGAAATTTTCAAAGGACTCTGTTGGAGATGGTGTGTACATTTGGTCTTTATTTTTCTTTCGCCATTTTGTGCCTTGTGTCCTTCTCATAACCCTAACAGGACTCTTTGTAAAGAACCTTAAAGTGAATGAGAGAAAATCTGGGCGCATCGAAAAATGCAATAGAACTCCTTCGAGGTCAATCAAGAGCACACCTGAACGAAGGCGTATAACCGTTATAGTGGTAGCCGTCGTTGTAGTTTTTCTCATACCAGAAATACCTTATGGAATCTATCTTTTCCTAGAGTCACTGTCGTTTCATTTTGATAACATAGAATTGGTTGGAAATCTGAAAACGAAAagatatattcattattgttacGAGTTTCTCCTTTTAGTTTCCTTCCACGCGAATTTCTATATCTTCTGTCTCCTGAACAAGTGTTTTAGAAAGAAtcttaaagaaattttcaaatcCCTAACGCACGTCTTTGGGAACCTTTTCGAGAAAAACGAAGAAAAGTAA
- the LOC123526533 gene encoding amine sulfotransferase-like has protein sequence MKSPRMIKSHLHHFLLPEQLQNGKGRIIYLVRNPKDVVTSFYNFMADQLVEGDRVFENFFDGFVNGTEFACPWPRHVLEYWSRRDDPNVPFFRFEDVVKDKPAAIRRIADLLGRTLTEEDVTKIADHCLVDNMRVNDKVNFSYWKDIRYVNENAKGAHINKGEPGAWHAVLTQEQSARIDEMMHELDGSGLEIVHT, from the exons ATGAAATCGCCACGTATGATCAAAAGTCATCTTCATCACTTTCTGTTGCCAGAACAATTACAGAATGGGAAAGGAAGA aTTATATATTTGGTAAGGAATCCGAAAGATGTCGTAACGTCATTCTATAACTTTATGGCTGATCAGCTTGTAGAAGGAGACCGTGTATTTGAGAACTTCTTTGATGGCTTTGTTAACGGGACTG aatttgCATGTCCGTGGCCGAGACATGTTTTAGAATATTGGAGTCGACGGGATGATCCTAATGTTCCTTTTTTTAGATTTGAAGATGTCGTCAAG GATAAACCTGCTGCCATCAGACGTATTGCAGACTTGTTGGGAAGAACACTTACAGAAGAGGATGTGACAAAAATTGCCGATCATTGTCTTGTTGACAACATGCGGGTTAATGACAAAGTGAACTTCTCCTATTGGAAAGACATTAGATATGTTAACGAAAATGCAAAGGGAGCACATATAAACAAAG GTGAACCTGGTGCCTGGCATGCCGTTTTGACACAAGAACAAAGTGCAAGAATTGATGAAATGATGCATGAACTAGATGGCTCAGGACTAGAGATTGTACATACGTAA